From a region of the Solanum stenotomum isolate F172 chromosome 2, ASM1918654v1, whole genome shotgun sequence genome:
- the LOC125856190 gene encoding uncharacterized protein LOC125856190 — MKKKYQGTTRVKQTQLQALRRDFETLQMKEGESVTSYWARTMEISNKMRFHGEKMNDVTIVENILRSLTPKYDYVVCSIEESKDIDALSLDELQSSLLVHEQKMTRSSTSEEQALKASTFISSNSRGRGRGRGRGX, encoded by the coding sequence ATGAAAAAGAAGTATCAAGGCACTACAAGAGTGAAGCAAACACAACTTCAAGCCTTGAGAAGGGACTTCGAAACTTTACAGATGAAGGAAGGTGAATCTGTCACTAGCTATTGGGCCAGAACCATGGAGATAAGCAACAAGATGCGATTTCATGGCGAGAAGATGAATGATGTCACAATCGTTGAAAATATACTGCGTTCATTGACACCGAAATATGATTATGTCGTTTGCTCTATTGAGGAGTCAAAAGACATAGATGCTTTGTCTCTTGATGAATTGCAAAGCTCTTTGTTGGTGCATGAGCAGAAGATGACCCGAAGTTCAACTTCTGAGGAGCAGGCCCTGAAGGCTTCTACTTTTATTTCTTCCAATTCTAGAGGAaggggtagaggtagaggtagaggNNNCTAG
- the LOC125854681 gene encoding monothiol glutaredoxin-S2-like: MDMVMKLGTSSSVVIFTKSSCCISHSIETLIRNFGANPIIYELDTHSNGKKMEKALMELGCQPSVPAIFIGKELVGGANEIMSLNLRGKLKQLLIRANAIWV; encoded by the coding sequence ATGGACATGGTGATGAAGTTGGGAACATCAAGCTCTGTAGTGATTTTCACCAAGAGTAGTTGTTGCATTTCTCACAGCATTGAAACACTAATCCGTAATTTTGGAGCAAACCCTATAATTTACGAGCTCGATACACATTCAAATGGGAAGAAAATGGAGAAGGCATTGATGGAACTAGGGTGTCAGCCAAGTGTTCCAGCAATATTTATAGGAAAAGAGTTAGTTGGTGGTGCAAATGAGATAATGAGCCTTAATCTGAGGGGAAAGCTTAAACAATTGCTCATTAGGGCTAATGCTATTTGGGtatag